A genomic stretch from Angustibacter sp. Root456 includes:
- a CDS encoding phospho-sugar mutase — translation MAVDDELFARAVVWRDDDPDTTTRAELEDVVAAARGGDLDALADLADRFAGTLEFGTAGLRGRIGAGPNRMNRAVVIRAAAGLVAYLQAQGRAPRVVIGYDARHRSDDFARDTATVVVAAGGEALLLPRPLPTPVLAYAIRHVGADAGVMVTASHNPPQDNGYKVYLGDGSQIVPPADAEIAAEIAKVVAVAEVPRADDGWQVLDEDVLDAYLDAAARVVADDAPRDLDVVHTPLHGVGRDVLVAALQRAGFAAPFVVPSQGDPDPDFPTVAFPNPEEPGAIDAALDAARERGADIVLANDPDADRCAVAVPDPASAGGWRMLRGDEVGVLLGAFLIERGVPDDAVMACSIVSSRQLAAVCAAHGVEHRETLTGFKWISRVPGLRYGYEEALGYCVDPDAVRDKDGVSAALLMAELAARLKADGRTLLDRLDDIARETGVYATDQHSVRVADLSLISDAMARLRSAAPTELGGSAVERADDLSAGSDDLPPTDGLRYYLADGSRVVVRPSGTEPKLKAYLEVVEPVADDVATARATAHERLAALKQSVAEAIGL, via the coding sequence ATGGCCGTCGACGACGAGCTTTTCGCCCGCGCGGTCGTGTGGCGTGACGACGACCCCGACACCACCACGCGCGCCGAGCTCGAGGACGTCGTCGCCGCCGCCCGCGGCGGCGACCTGGACGCCCTGGCCGACCTCGCCGACCGGTTCGCGGGCACGCTCGAGTTCGGCACTGCTGGCCTGCGCGGTCGCATCGGCGCCGGCCCGAACCGGATGAACCGGGCAGTCGTGATCCGCGCCGCTGCTGGGCTCGTGGCGTACCTGCAGGCACAGGGGCGCGCCCCGCGCGTCGTCATCGGCTACGACGCACGCCACCGCAGCGACGACTTCGCTCGTGACACCGCGACCGTCGTCGTCGCGGCCGGTGGCGAGGCCCTGCTGCTGCCGCGCCCGCTGCCGACGCCCGTGCTGGCGTACGCGATCCGGCACGTCGGCGCCGACGCCGGGGTGATGGTGACGGCGAGCCACAACCCGCCGCAGGACAACGGGTACAAGGTCTACCTGGGCGATGGCAGCCAGATCGTCCCGCCGGCTGACGCCGAGATCGCCGCCGAGATCGCGAAGGTCGTGGCGGTAGCCGAGGTCCCGCGCGCCGACGACGGCTGGCAGGTGCTGGACGAGGACGTCCTCGACGCCTACCTCGACGCCGCCGCGCGCGTGGTCGCCGACGACGCACCCCGCGACCTCGACGTCGTGCACACGCCGCTGCACGGGGTCGGCCGCGACGTCCTGGTGGCCGCGCTGCAGCGCGCCGGGTTCGCGGCGCCGTTCGTGGTGCCCAGCCAGGGTGATCCCGACCCCGACTTCCCCACCGTGGCCTTCCCTAACCCCGAGGAGCCCGGCGCGATCGACGCCGCTCTCGACGCCGCTCGCGAACGCGGCGCCGACATCGTGCTCGCCAACGACCCGGACGCCGACCGGTGCGCCGTCGCGGTGCCCGATCCCGCCTCTGCGGGTGGCTGGCGCATGCTGCGCGGTGACGAGGTCGGCGTGCTGCTCGGTGCGTTCCTCATCGAGCGCGGCGTGCCGGACGACGCCGTGATGGCTTGCTCGATCGTGTCGAGCCGCCAGCTGGCCGCCGTCTGCGCCGCGCACGGGGTCGAGCACCGCGAGACGCTGACCGGCTTCAAGTGGATCTCACGCGTACCCGGCCTGCGGTACGGCTACGAGGAGGCACTCGGCTACTGCGTCGACCCCGACGCGGTGCGCGACAAGGACGGCGTGAGCGCCGCGCTGCTCATGGCCGAGCTGGCCGCGCGGCTGAAGGCCGACGGGCGCACGCTGCTCGATCGGCTCGACGACATCGCGCGCGAGACCGGCGTCTACGCCACCGACCAGCACTCGGTGCGGGTGGCCGACCTCTCGCTCATCAGCGACGCGATGGCGCGGCTTCGGTCGGCGGCGCCGACCGAGCTGGGCGGCTCGGCCGTCGAGCGGGCGGACGACCTCAGCGCCGGCAGCGACGACCTGCCACCCACTGACGGCCTGCGGTACTACCTCGCCGACGGCAGCCGGGTCGTCGTCCGACCCAGCGGCACCGAGCCCAAGCTCAAGGCCTACCTCGAGGTCGTCGAGCCGGTGGCGGACGACGTCGCCACCGCTCGCGCCACGGCGCACGAGCGGCTGGCCGCGCTGAAGCAGTCGGTGGCGGAGGCCATCGGCCTGTGA
- a CDS encoding ABC transporter permease subunit: MPFFAFVAVFLIVPTAVVVVQAFLTDAGAPTLDNVRELGNRDIRQALANSVILSGVTALVGAACGAVVAYAVSTARPEGLLRRVVSAASGVLAQFGGVMLAFAWIATLSLSGLVPVFLRDHFGVSVDTSWLYNLSGFVLVYLYFQIPLMVIVFLPSVDGLRPQWREATESLGGTTWQYWRNVAGPLLAPAFLSSALLLFANALSAYATAAALNAQSTFILPLQIGNAIGSEVVLGRQNVAKALALEMVVIVAIVMIGYTWLQRRAERWLG; the protein is encoded by the coding sequence GTGCCGTTCTTCGCCTTCGTGGCGGTGTTCCTCATCGTGCCGACGGCCGTCGTCGTCGTGCAGGCGTTCCTCACCGACGCCGGCGCTCCGACGCTCGACAACGTCCGTGAGCTGGGCAACCGCGACATCCGGCAGGCGCTGGCCAACAGCGTGATCCTGTCGGGGGTCACCGCCCTGGTCGGCGCCGCCTGCGGCGCTGTCGTCGCCTACGCGGTGTCGACGGCCCGGCCTGAGGGCCTGCTACGGCGCGTGGTGAGCGCGGCCTCCGGGGTCCTCGCGCAGTTCGGCGGCGTGATGCTGGCCTTCGCGTGGATCGCCACCCTGAGCCTGTCGGGGTTGGTGCCGGTGTTCTTGCGCGACCACTTCGGTGTCAGCGTCGACACCTCGTGGCTGTACAACCTGTCGGGCTTCGTGCTGGTGTACCTGTACTTCCAGATCCCCTTGATGGTCATCGTGTTCCTCCCGTCCGTCGACGGGCTGCGACCGCAGTGGCGCGAGGCCACCGAGAGCCTCGGTGGCACCACCTGGCAGTACTGGCGCAACGTGGCCGGCCCGCTGCTGGCACCGGCGTTCCTCAGCTCGGCGCTGCTGCTGTTCGCCAACGCGCTGTCGGCCTACGCCACGGCTGCCGCACTGAACGCGCAGAGCACGTTCATCCTCCCCTTGCAGATCGGGAACGCGATCGGCAGCGAGGTCGTGCTCGGCCGACAGAACGTCGCCAAGGCGCTCGCGCTCGAGATGGTCGTGATCGTGGCCATCGTGATGATCGGCTACACCTGGCTGCAACGCCGCGCTGAACGGTGGCTGGGATGA
- a CDS encoding purine-nucleoside phosphorylase, with translation MTTEPAHLDLADPATDPFAVAQAAAERLAELTGAERHDVALVLGSGWAPAGDLLGETLAEIPSTDLPGFSAAAVVGHHGVVRSVRIGDTDRRALVFGSRTHFYEGRGVRAVVHGVRTAARAGCSTVVLTNGCGGLNPSWTPGTPVLISDHINLTASSPLEGATFVDLTDLYSSRLRDLCREVEPDLDEGVYVQFRGPHYETPAEVRMAKTIGGDLVGMSTALEAIAARHAGLEVLGISLVTNLAAGISDQPLDHAEVIEAGRAAAQRCGRMLADVVKKI, from the coding sequence GTGACGACCGAACCAGCCCACCTCGACCTCGCCGACCCGGCCACCGACCCCTTCGCCGTCGCGCAGGCGGCGGCCGAGCGCCTCGCCGAGCTCACCGGAGCTGAGCGCCACGACGTCGCGCTCGTGCTGGGTTCCGGCTGGGCGCCCGCGGGTGACCTCCTGGGCGAGACGCTGGCCGAGATCCCCTCCACCGACCTGCCGGGCTTCAGCGCCGCGGCGGTCGTGGGTCACCACGGCGTGGTCCGCTCGGTGCGCATCGGCGACACCGATCGCCGCGCGCTCGTGTTCGGCAGCCGCACGCACTTCTACGAGGGCAGAGGCGTGCGCGCGGTGGTGCACGGCGTCCGGACGGCGGCCCGCGCCGGCTGCTCGACCGTCGTGCTCACCAACGGCTGCGGCGGCCTCAACCCCTCCTGGACGCCAGGCACGCCGGTGCTCATCAGCGACCACATCAACCTGACGGCGAGCTCACCCCTGGAGGGCGCGACGTTCGTCGACCTCACCGACCTCTACAGCTCGCGCCTGCGTGACCTGTGCCGCGAGGTCGAGCCCGACCTCGACGAGGGCGTCTACGTGCAGTTCCGCGGGCCGCACTACGAGACGCCCGCCGAGGTGCGGATGGCGAAGACCATCGGCGGCGACCTCGTCGGCATGTCGACCGCGCTGGAGGCCATCGCCGCCCGGCACGCAGGACTCGAGGTGCTCGGCATCTCGCTCGTCACGAACCTCGCCGCCGGCATCAGCGACCAGCCGCTCGACCACGCCGAGGTGATCGAAGCCGGCCGGGCCGCTGCCCAGCGCTGCGGGCGGATGCTCGCCGACGTCGTGAAGAAGATCTGA
- a CDS encoding ABC transporter substrate-binding protein: protein MRTRPSRPRSLRVTATLALSASVVALAACSPPAKEATGEAKSNASAKSLADFGGMDQLVAAAKKEGKLNVIALPPDWANYGEIISTFQSKYGITVNSAQPDADSATEISTAKNLKGQDAAPDVFDLGQAVALANTDVYAPYKVASFDKIPADLKDANGLWVNDYGGYISIGYDAKKVPAPTSFADLLKPAYKGKVALNGNPTKAGAAFAGVVAASLGNGGSADDVAPGVAYFKQLKQAGNLVPVDPTPATIQSGQTAVVIDWDYNNAGQTKALAGKIDWKAVIPQGAVNGAYYVQAINKDAPHPAAARLWQEFLYSDQGQNLWLKGGARPVLAEEMAKAGTIDKAAYDALPPVNGTPVFITEAQRVKITDYLNQNWQKEMG from the coding sequence GTGCGAACCCGACCCTCACGCCCACGCTCCCTGCGCGTCACCGCGACGCTGGCCCTCTCGGCGTCCGTCGTCGCCCTGGCCGCCTGCTCGCCGCCCGCCAAGGAGGCCACCGGCGAGGCCAAGTCCAACGCCAGCGCGAAGAGCCTCGCGGACTTCGGCGGTATGGACCAGCTCGTCGCCGCGGCCAAGAAGGAGGGCAAGCTCAACGTCATCGCCCTGCCCCCCGACTGGGCCAACTACGGCGAGATCATCTCGACGTTCCAGAGCAAGTACGGCATCACCGTGAACTCGGCCCAGCCGGACGCCGACAGCGCCACCGAGATCTCGACCGCCAAGAACCTCAAGGGCCAGGACGCCGCACCCGACGTCTTCGACCTCGGCCAGGCCGTCGCGCTCGCCAACACCGACGTGTACGCGCCGTACAAGGTCGCGTCGTTCGACAAGATCCCGGCCGACCTGAAGGACGCCAACGGCCTGTGGGTCAACGACTACGGCGGCTACATCTCCATCGGCTACGACGCCAAGAAGGTGCCTGCGCCGACCAGCTTCGCCGACCTGCTGAAGCCCGCCTACAAGGGCAAGGTGGCGCTCAACGGCAACCCCACCAAGGCCGGTGCGGCCTTCGCCGGCGTGGTGGCCGCCTCCCTCGGCAACGGTGGGTCGGCCGACGACGTCGCGCCCGGCGTCGCCTACTTCAAGCAGCTCAAGCAGGCTGGCAACCTCGTGCCCGTCGACCCGACGCCGGCCACGATCCAGTCCGGACAGACCGCCGTCGTCATCGACTGGGACTACAACAACGCCGGCCAGACGAAGGCCCTCGCGGGCAAGATCGACTGGAAGGCCGTGATCCCGCAGGGCGCGGTCAACGGCGCCTACTACGTGCAGGCCATCAACAAGGACGCCCCGCACCCGGCGGCCGCCCGACTGTGGCAGGAGTTCCTGTACTCCGACCAGGGCCAGAACCTCTGGCTCAAGGGCGGCGCCCGTCCGGTGCTGGCTGAGGAGATGGCCAAGGCCGGCACGATCGACAAGGCGGCCTACGACGCGCTCCCGCCGGTGAACGGCACGCCGGTCTTCATCACCGAGGCGCAACGCGTCAAGATCACCGACTACCTGAACCAGAACTGGCAGAAGGAGATGGGCTGA
- a CDS encoding aldehyde dehydrogenase family protein, whose product MSKFEYAPAPESRSVVDLKASYGLFIDGEFTDPASGASFKTISPSTEEVLAEVAEGDAADVDRAVRAARRAFERSWSRLPGAERGKYLFRIARILQERARELAVLESLDNGKPIKETRDVDVPLAAAWFFYYAGWADKLDYAGLGPNPRPLGVAGQIIPWNFPLLMLAWKIAPALAAGNTVVLKPAETTPLTALLFAEICQQADLPAGVVNIVTGAGATGAALVDHDGVDKIAFTGSTDVGKRIARAVAGGRKKVTLELGGKGANIVYDDAPIDQAVEGIVTGIFFNQGHVCCAGSRLLVQESVADEVVERLKRRLATLRVGDPLDKNTDVGAINSAEQLARITELAQAGEDEGAERWSPQCELPGHGFWFAPTVFTGVSNTHRIAQEEIFGPVLSVLTFRTPDEAVAKANNTPYGLSAGIWTDKGSRILWTADRLRAGVVWANTFNKFDPTSPFGGYKESGYGREGGRHGLEAYLAH is encoded by the coding sequence ATGAGCAAGTTCGAGTACGCCCCCGCACCCGAGTCGCGGTCCGTCGTCGACCTCAAGGCGTCGTACGGGCTGTTCATCGACGGCGAGTTCACCGACCCGGCGAGCGGCGCCTCGTTCAAGACGATCAGCCCGAGCACCGAGGAGGTGCTCGCCGAGGTCGCCGAGGGTGACGCCGCGGACGTCGATCGCGCCGTTCGCGCCGCGCGCCGGGCCTTCGAGCGCAGCTGGTCGCGGCTGCCGGGCGCCGAGCGAGGCAAGTACCTGTTCCGCATCGCGCGGATCCTGCAGGAGCGCGCCCGCGAGCTCGCGGTGCTCGAGTCGCTCGACAACGGCAAGCCCATCAAGGAGACGCGCGACGTCGACGTCCCCCTCGCCGCGGCGTGGTTCTTCTACTACGCCGGCTGGGCCGACAAGCTCGACTACGCGGGTCTCGGCCCGAACCCGCGCCCCCTCGGCGTCGCGGGCCAGATCATCCCGTGGAACTTCCCGCTGCTCATGCTGGCGTGGAAGATCGCCCCGGCGCTGGCTGCCGGCAACACCGTGGTGCTCAAGCCTGCGGAGACGACGCCCCTGACCGCGCTGCTGTTCGCCGAGATCTGCCAGCAGGCCGACCTGCCCGCCGGTGTGGTCAACATCGTCACCGGCGCGGGTGCCACGGGCGCCGCGCTGGTCGACCACGACGGCGTCGACAAGATCGCGTTCACCGGCTCCACCGACGTGGGCAAGCGCATCGCCCGGGCGGTGGCCGGCGGCCGCAAGAAGGTCACGCTCGAACTCGGCGGCAAGGGCGCCAACATCGTCTACGACGACGCGCCGATCGACCAGGCCGTCGAGGGCATCGTCACCGGCATCTTCTTCAACCAGGGCCACGTCTGCTGCGCCGGCTCGCGCCTGCTGGTGCAGGAGAGCGTCGCCGACGAGGTCGTCGAGCGGCTCAAGCGCCGGCTGGCCACCCTGCGCGTCGGCGACCCGCTCGACAAGAACACCGACGTCGGCGCGATCAACTCCGCCGAGCAGCTGGCGCGCATCACCGAGCTGGCGCAGGCTGGCGAGGACGAGGGCGCCGAGCGCTGGTCGCCCCAGTGCGAGCTTCCGGGCCACGGTTTCTGGTTCGCGCCCACGGTGTTCACCGGCGTCTCGAACACCCACCGCATCGCGCAGGAGGAGATCTTCGGCCCGGTGCTGTCGGTGCTCACCTTCCGCACGCCCGACGAGGCGGTGGCCAAGGCCAACAACACGCCGTACGGCCTGTCGGCGGGGATCTGGACCGACAAGGGCTCGCGCATCCTCTGGACCGCCGACCGGCTGCGCGCCGGCGTGGTGTGGGCCAACACCTTCAACAAGTTCGACCCCACCTCGCCCTTCGGCGGGTACAAGGAGTCCGGATACGGCCGCGAGGGCGGCCGCCACGGCCTGGAGGCCTACCTTGCCCACTGA
- a CDS encoding UbiA family prenyltransferase — translation MAETLRRPPHRPVTALLLACHPGPAAAVTALAGLLAVAADASASVTALVVAAFGAGQLSVGWSNDWWDADRDRQVARDDKPVAAGDITQRAVGWAALAAATATVPLSLALGAAAGVTHLVAVASAWSYNLYLKRTALSWLPFAVSFGLLPVVITLAVAPRHVAPWWAVVAGALLGVGAHLVNVLPDVGDDLATGVRGVVHRLPRSLVAVLAPAVLALATLVVVVGPPGPASAVRWGALALAVVAAGVAGATGARGRERRVPLAATVVAAAVNVALLLASGRAL, via the coding sequence GTGGCTGAAACCCTTCGGCGGCCACCGCACCGACCGGTCACGGCCCTGCTGCTGGCGTGCCACCCGGGCCCGGCCGCGGCCGTCACCGCGCTCGCCGGGCTGCTCGCCGTCGCAGCCGACGCGTCGGCGTCCGTGACGGCGCTGGTGGTCGCCGCGTTCGGCGCCGGCCAGCTGTCGGTCGGCTGGAGCAACGACTGGTGGGACGCCGACCGCGACCGCCAGGTGGCGCGCGACGACAAGCCGGTGGCCGCGGGCGACATCACGCAGCGCGCCGTGGGCTGGGCCGCCCTGGCCGCCGCGACCGCCACCGTGCCGCTCTCGCTCGCGCTCGGCGCCGCGGCAGGCGTGACGCACCTGGTCGCCGTGGCCTCGGCGTGGTCGTACAACCTGTACCTGAAGCGCACCGCCCTGTCGTGGCTGCCGTTCGCCGTCAGCTTCGGGCTGCTGCCGGTCGTGATCACGTTGGCCGTCGCGCCGCGGCACGTCGCGCCGTGGTGGGCCGTCGTGGCGGGCGCCCTGCTCGGAGTGGGCGCGCACCTGGTCAACGTGCTCCCGGACGTCGGCGACGACCTCGCCACGGGGGTGCGGGGCGTCGTGCACCGGTTGCCGCGTTCGCTGGTGGCCGTGCTGGCCCCCGCGGTCTTGGCCCTGGCCACGCTCGTGGTGGTGGTCGGGCCGCCCGGCCCGGCGTCCGCCGTTCGCTGGGGAGCCCTGGCGCTCGCCGTCGTCGCAGCCGGCGTCGCGGGAGCGACCGGCGCTCGGGGCCGCGAACGGCGCGTTCCCCTGGCGGCCACCGTGGTTGCGGCTGCCGTTAACGTCGCACTCCTCCTCGCTTCCGGAAGGGCGCTGTAA
- a CDS encoding ABC transporter ATP-binding protein, with product MSQPTRTGAPVRLEGLHRHYGPVHALDGFDLDLAPGELVALLGPSGCGKTTALRLLAGLEDADAGRIVVGDEDVTSVPANKRDMGMVFQAYSLFPHMTALDNVAFGLQLRGASPGERRQRAGQMLELVGLSEQANRYAHQMSGGQQQRVALARALAIEPRVLLLDEPLSALDAKVRVQLRDEIRRIQLDVGTTTLFVTHDQEEALAVADRVGVMRQGRLEQIGAPDEVYARPATPFVADFVGLTNRVDGVAANGEAHVLDGTVPLLPGSPTSGEVVVLVRPEAVAVQADPAGDGEVAATSFLGSLGRVQVRTTHGLVLAQVPTRDVEQLPPGTRVRLSVRPTPALAVPRR from the coding sequence GTGAGCCAGCCCACCCGCACCGGAGCGCCCGTGCGCCTGGAGGGACTGCACCGTCACTACGGGCCGGTGCACGCCCTCGACGGCTTCGACCTCGACCTCGCGCCCGGCGAGCTCGTCGCGCTGCTCGGGCCGTCGGGCTGCGGAAAGACCACGGCGCTGCGACTGTTGGCCGGCCTCGAGGACGCCGACGCCGGCCGCATCGTCGTCGGCGACGAGGACGTCACCTCGGTGCCCGCGAACAAGCGCGACATGGGCATGGTGTTCCAGGCCTACAGCCTGTTCCCGCACATGACGGCGCTCGACAACGTCGCGTTCGGCCTGCAGCTGCGCGGGGCGTCACCCGGCGAACGACGTCAGCGCGCCGGGCAGATGCTCGAGCTCGTCGGGCTCTCCGAGCAGGCGAACCGCTACGCGCACCAGATGTCCGGGGGCCAGCAGCAGCGCGTCGCCCTCGCCCGCGCCCTCGCGATCGAGCCTCGCGTGCTGTTGCTGGACGAGCCGCTGTCGGCGCTCGACGCCAAGGTTCGCGTGCAGCTGCGCGACGAGATCCGCCGCATCCAGCTCGACGTCGGCACCACGACGCTGTTCGTCACCCACGACCAGGAGGAGGCGCTCGCCGTCGCTGACCGCGTGGGCGTGATGCGCCAGGGCCGGCTCGAGCAGATCGGTGCCCCTGACGAGGTCTACGCGCGGCCGGCCACGCCGTTCGTCGCCGACTTCGTGGGCCTCACCAACCGGGTCGACGGCGTGGCGGCGAACGGCGAGGCGCACGTGCTCGACGGCACGGTGCCGCTGCTGCCGGGCTCGCCGACGTCCGGTGAGGTCGTGGTGCTCGTACGCCCCGAAGCCGTTGCGGTGCAGGCGGATCCCGCTGGTGACGGCGAGGTGGCGGCGACGAGCTTCCTCGGCTCGCTCGGCCGCGTGCAGGTGCGCACCACGCACGGCCTCGTGCTCGCCCAGGTGCCCACCCGCGACGTCGAGCAGCTGCCTCCGGGCACCCGGGTACGGCTCAGCGTGCGACCCACGCCGGCGCTCGCCGTCCCGCGTCGGTGA
- a CDS encoding ABC transporter permease produces the protein MSAVGTATRRARSHRRLRWVVMTLAAVFFLLPLWAMVVFSTSSPRGVTGQTWRQLIDVGQLARDYPSFVEGVKLSAYLVVLTVAMMLVLLVPTMTWVRLRLPRLRRPMEFLCLLPLTIPAIVLVVGLAPVYAWVTYFFGGSSVWLFFAYTVLVLPYAYRAIDAGLSAIDVRTLSEAARGLGASWPRVFWSIITPNIRTALMSASFLSVALVLGEYTIASLMSRNNLQVSIFQLSQRTPSMSVAVSLAALLLCFVLLVGLSLLAGRRRRATVAATTAQAPSPVPVEEPS, from the coding sequence ATGAGCGCCGTCGGCACCGCCACGCGGCGCGCGCGCTCGCACCGGCGTCTGCGCTGGGTCGTCATGACGCTCGCGGCTGTGTTCTTCCTGCTGCCGTTGTGGGCGATGGTGGTGTTCAGCACCTCCTCGCCGCGCGGGGTGACCGGCCAGACGTGGCGTCAGCTCATCGACGTGGGGCAGCTGGCGCGCGACTACCCCAGCTTCGTCGAGGGCGTGAAGCTGTCGGCGTACCTGGTCGTGCTGACCGTCGCGATGATGCTGGTGCTGCTCGTGCCGACCATGACGTGGGTGCGGTTGCGGCTGCCGCGCCTGCGCCGCCCCATGGAGTTCCTCTGCCTGCTGCCGCTCACGATCCCCGCGATCGTGCTCGTCGTCGGCCTCGCGCCGGTGTACGCGTGGGTCACGTACTTCTTCGGCGGCTCGAGCGTGTGGTTGTTCTTCGCGTACACCGTGCTCGTGCTGCCGTACGCGTACCGAGCGATCGACGCCGGCCTGTCGGCCATCGACGTCCGCACCCTGTCCGAGGCGGCGCGGGGACTCGGCGCCAGCTGGCCACGCGTCTTCTGGTCGATCATCACCCCGAACATCCGCACGGCCCTGATGTCGGCGTCGTTCCTGTCGGTCGCGCTGGTGCTGGGTGAGTACACCATCGCCTCGCTCATGAGCCGAAACAACCTGCAGGTCAGCATCTTCCAGCTCAGCCAGCGCACGCCATCGATGTCGGTGGCGGTGTCGCTGGCCGCGCTCCTGCTGTGCTTCGTGCTGCTCGTCGGCCTGTCGCTGCTGGCCGGACGCCGCCGGCGGGCCACCGTGGCCGCCACCACCGCCCAGGCGCCCAGCCCCGTCCCCGTCGAGGAGCCCTCGTGA
- the deoC gene encoding deoxyribose-phosphate aldolase, producing MRDLAGIDTLSNASLRRFLHGLPGVDQVGLEARAAALGTRSIKTTSKAWAIDTAISMIDLTTLEGADTEGKVRALCAKAMHPDPSDPSCPKVAAICVYNDLVGVAVDALRGSGIHVAAVATAFPSGRASRHVKLADTRDAVEAGADEVDMVIDRGAFLSGHYLQVFEEIAETKAACTASDGRQAHLKVILETGELSTYDNVRRASWLAMLAGGDFIKTSTGKVSPAATLPVTLLMLEAVRDFRLAGGRQVGVKPAGGIRTSKDALKYLVTVSETAGDDWLDPDWFRFGASSLLNDLLLQRQKLSTGRYSGPDYVTLD from the coding sequence CTGCGCGACCTGGCCGGCATCGACACGCTCTCGAACGCGTCGCTGCGGCGCTTCCTGCACGGCCTCCCCGGAGTCGACCAGGTCGGCCTGGAGGCGCGGGCGGCAGCGCTCGGCACGCGGTCGATCAAGACGACGTCGAAGGCCTGGGCGATCGACACCGCCATCTCGATGATCGACCTGACGACGCTCGAGGGCGCCGACACCGAGGGCAAGGTGCGCGCGCTGTGCGCCAAGGCGATGCACCCGGACCCCAGCGACCCGAGCTGCCCGAAGGTCGCCGCGATCTGCGTCTACAACGACCTGGTGGGCGTGGCCGTCGACGCATTGCGTGGCAGCGGGATCCACGTGGCGGCGGTGGCCACGGCGTTCCCCAGCGGGCGCGCGAGCCGGCACGTGAAGCTCGCCGACACCCGCGACGCCGTCGAGGCCGGGGCCGACGAGGTCGACATGGTGATCGACCGCGGCGCCTTCCTGTCCGGTCACTACCTGCAGGTGTTCGAGGAGATCGCCGAGACCAAGGCGGCGTGCACGGCGTCCGACGGTCGCCAGGCGCACCTGAAGGTCATCCTCGAGACCGGCGAGCTGTCGACGTACGACAACGTCCGGCGCGCCTCGTGGCTCGCCATGCTCGCGGGCGGTGACTTCATCAAGACGAGCACCGGCAAGGTCTCCCCCGCCGCCACGCTGCCCGTGACGCTGCTGATGCTCGAGGCCGTGCGCGACTTCAGGCTCGCCGGGGGCCGACAGGTGGGCGTCAAGCCCGCCGGCGGCATCCGCACGAGCAAGGACGCGCTGAAGTACCTCGTGACCGTCAGCGAGACGGCCGGTGACGACTGGCTCGACCCCGACTGGTTCCGCTTCGGCGCGTCCAGCCTGCTCAACGACCTGCTGCTGCAGCGGCAGAAGCTCAGCACCGGCCGCTACTCCGGCCCCGACTACGTGACCCTGGACTGA
- a CDS encoding aldehyde dehydrogenase family protein → MPTETASSSAASTRLDVRKTYKLYVGGKFPRSESGRSYEVTDSRGRFVANAAQASRKDARDAVLAARAAVKGWSGATAYKRGQVLYRVAEVLEGRRSQFVDEVAAGEGLTRPRAEKVVDAAIDRWVWYAGWSDKVAQVMGNLNPVAGPFFDISAPEPTGVVAVLAPQRSSLLGLVSVVAPAIVTGNTVVVLASERRPLPAVTLGEVLATSDVPGGVVNLLTGRTAEVSPWLASHMDVNAIDLTGAADAEGVAWADLEVAAADNLKRVLRPAGDGGDAVEPDWRADPGLSRMRAFLETKTVWHPKGT, encoded by the coding sequence TTGCCCACTGAGACCGCGTCGTCGTCGGCGGCATCCACCCGGCTCGACGTCCGCAAGACCTACAAGCTGTACGTCGGCGGCAAGTTCCCGCGCAGCGAGTCCGGCCGCTCCTACGAGGTCACCGACAGCCGCGGGCGCTTCGTCGCCAACGCCGCCCAGGCCTCGCGCAAGGACGCCCGCGACGCCGTGCTCGCCGCCCGGGCCGCCGTGAAGGGCTGGTCGGGTGCCACCGCGTACAAGCGGGGACAGGTGCTCTACCGCGTGGCCGAGGTGCTCGAGGGCCGGCGCAGCCAGTTCGTCGACGAGGTGGCTGCGGGCGAGGGGCTCACCCGCCCGCGCGCCGAGAAGGTCGTCGACGCCGCGATCGACCGCTGGGTCTGGTACGCCGGATGGTCCGACAAGGTCGCGCAGGTCATGGGCAACCTCAACCCCGTGGCCGGTCCCTTCTTCGACATCAGCGCGCCTGAGCCGACCGGTGTCGTCGCAGTCCTTGCACCGCAACGGTCCTCGCTGCTCGGTCTCGTCTCGGTGGTGGCACCGGCCATCGTCACCGGCAACACCGTGGTGGTGCTCGCGAGCGAGCGCCGTCCGCTTCCGGCGGTGACCCTCGGCGAGGTGCTCGCGACCTCCGACGTGCCCGGCGGCGTGGTCAACCTGCTCACCGGGCGCACCGCGGAGGTCTCCCCCTGGCTCGCATCGCACATGGACGTCAACGCCATCGACCTCACGGGTGCGGCCGACGCCGAGGGCGTCGCGTGGGCTGATCTCGAGGTGGCTGCGGCCGACAACCTCAAGCGGGTGCTGCGTCCCGCGGGCGATGGCGGCGACGCGGTCGAGCCCGACTGGCGCGCCGACCCGGGGCTGTCTCGGATGCGCGCCTTCCTCGAGACGAAGACCGTATGGCACCCCAAGGGCACGTGA